GCGACAGCGCCCACACCACGGCGCAGGCCGTACGCAGTCCCGGCACGTGGACCGGCAGTCCCGCGCCCGCCGTCGCCACGATCGCCGTGCCCATCACCGACGCGTACCAGTTCGGGCCGAGATGACGGACCGCGGCGACGGCCCGGTCCCGTGTCGTGCGCGGGGACCGCGCGACACGGACGGCGGCCGCCGGGTCGGCGGAGAAGGGCTGGGCTGCGGTGACCATGACTCCACGGTCGCGCGTGCCCGGGCTCCCCACCAGGGAGCTTGCACCTATGAGGACATAAGCTGAGTTTATGAGTAGCAGTGCTGAGGAACGGACCGGACCCGGGATCGCCCACCGGGTCCCCGATCTGGGCGCGCTGGAACTGCTGCTCGCGGTGGCGCGGCTCGGGAGCCTCGGACGTGCCGCGCGCGAGCTGGGGATCACGCAGCCGGCCGCGAGCAGCCGGATCCGCTCCATGGAACGTCAGCTCGGCGTGGCGCTCGTGGACCGCTCACCGCGCGGTTCCCGGCTCACCCACGAGGGGGCCCTCGTCACGGACTGGGCGCGCCGGGTGGTCGACGCGGCCGAGGCGTTCGACGCCGGGGCGCAGGCCCTGCGGGACCGGCGGGACTCGCGGCTGCGGGTGGCCGCGAGCATGACGATCGCCGAGTACCTGCTGCCCGGCTGGCTGATCGCGCTGCGCGCGCAGCGGCCCGACACGGCGGTCTCGTTGCGGGCCGGGAACTCGGCCGCCGTCGCCGAGCGGCTCCTCGCCGGGGAGGCGGACCTCGGATTCGTCGAGGGCCTCTCCGTGCCGACCGGGCTCGACGCCACGGTCATCGCCCGCGACCGGCTGATCGTGGTCACGGCACCCGGGCATCCCTGGGCGCGCCGCCG
The window above is part of the Streptomyces sp. NBC_01428 genome. Proteins encoded here:
- a CDS encoding LysR family transcriptional regulator encodes the protein MSSSAEERTGPGIAHRVPDLGALELLLAVARLGSLGRAARELGITQPAASSRIRSMERQLGVALVDRSPRGSRLTHEGALVTDWARRVVDAAEAFDAGAQALRDRRDSRLRVAASMTIAEYLLPGWLIALRAQRPDTAVSLRAGNSAAVAERLLAGEADLGFVEGLSVPTGLDATVIARDRLIVVTAPGHPWARRRAPLAAAELADTPLILREEGSGTRQVLDAALGGLARPLIELSSTTAVKAAAVSGAGPAVLSELALGEELSGRRLVSIPLADVRLARDLRAVWPTGHRPTGPARDLLSLTRGA